The nucleotide window gtattgataatccttgacaagttcaatgtcctcgttgtcaactttaaagttacacaactcttctgttgtcgttactttagtcttcttgacgttcagctttaatcctgcttttttgtttttccttccaCTACTACTGAAAAGGATAGCTTTTGCACTCTGCTGCCCCAGCTCCTGGTTACATTTGATTTTCAGAACTTCTCCAGCAGAACTCTTTTATCCCCAGAACAGCCAGTATTGTCTGTAGTATAGTGAAAACGAGATCAGGGAAGACCTGTGCCACATCTTCTCTCCCTACCAATCATCTAGAGTGCCAACATAGGGGGCAGAGGGTTGCTGCTTATGGTCCCACTGTATTGTGTGGGACTGGGGCCCCTGAGCAGGACTCTCTGTAGTTGTACTCCAGTTACGGAACTCTTACCCTAGATGGCACAGATGGCGACACACTGTatgcaatcacataataaaaAACTTACCTGTTTTCTAAAACATTTGATGATTCCACCTAGCTTAGACATaggtttggggaagggccatgctTCAGTGTCAAGAGTATCTATTTTGCATGCAGCCAGTCCTGGGTTTAAGACCCAGCATCTGCGGGTAGGGCtgaaaaagactcctgcctgaagccctggagagctgctgccagtcagtgtagactgtactgggctagatggaccaattgtctgactcaatACGAGGCTGCTTCCCATGTTCCATTTTTAGCCTTTAGTATCATTGTCAATTAAGTTGTTTATGACTcatcttttatttgttttgactgtGTATATGCGAAAACAAAGTCACCTGCaacaaacaaaagctctaaataaattaaattctgctcagccatggagctcactaggTAACCTGGGGCCCGATGCAGTTTCTCAGCCTTGCAGGAATGAAACATAGCAGGAAAAAAGACTTTTACCAGAGCCATTGCCCTTGGACAAAAGGCAACGTGCAAGTGGGGAAGACAGTTCTTTAGTGCAGAGCTCTTACTAGAAGTCAGAGAGGAGTCCGAATGCTTGTTTCAGATGGATTTACCTCTCAAGTGCCAAGATTCATCCCTCTCCGAAAGTAGAAGTGGTGCCAGCAGTTGGCAGGTGCCTTCCCATGCTAGGACTCACCCACAGGACTCCCTGCTCTTCCTCACCCACTGCTATGCCAGGGCGGGATTTGGCTATAAGGAAGAGTTCAGGCAAGTGGATCAGTGATACTAGTGTAACAGCAGCGCATCAGCCACCAACATGGCTATTTGCCCAGAACTAGCACCATTGCCCTCTCAAATCTTGGAGCTCACGCCTTCTAGATGTCACACTGCAGTGCCAGATAAATTGTGTAGACTGGTTGCACTTACATTGGGAAGGCCTTCTGTACACAAGGCTCAGATTAAGTTTTACCTGTTCCAAGGAGGAGTTCTAACTTTGTAGGTAGATTCTTAGGTAGAGCCCCAATTTCAATGAAGCCTTGcagtctcacacacaccccaccagcaATAACCAAGTACAACTGCTATATACAAAAGCCTGTAATTTTTATTCAGGTCATActaataaaaaaaaggaaaaactggCATTCAATATGAAATGCATGCAAAGTAAATTGCAATGAGTTAGCAAAAGCAAAAGTATAAGAGGCCACATCACCTTCGTTTACAAACAATATCATACAACATATCACAGCTTTAATAACTCAGGCCTGGAGTACCCGTTTCGACCACCCACTTCAGCCCCCAAATGGAGACCTTATTGAACAGGACTTGATCTCCAGCACATTAGTAGTTTTAGTTCCCTGCTGAGCATCCAGGAAACACAAAAACACAAACTACACTGATTGTAAAAACTACTTGGAAAGAGgaccttttttccttcctttttttgagCTCCAGCATCTCCCCTACCTACATCAAGGAGAACAAATTGTGTCTCAAAAACGTTCTCCAAAAGAAGAGGTCTGACTTCTGTAGGGCAAGTCTATACAATGATGCAGTAGTAACATTGGAGGAAAAAATACTGATGGGCCAAACACATTGGGAAGTCTTGGGAAACAGGACATTCTGTTCTCGGTAGGGATATTCTTTCCGGGTAGCCCCAGAAGGGATGCATTCCTGCTCCTCCAAAGGGGACCTAAACAGCAATGAGCTTTCAGGATGATGGCAGCTTTGGTTTCCTGAGGTGGTCTTCCTAGACATAGTTCTTGCTGGGGTAATCACTGCGGGGTTGAGAGGCAGCAGCTGTGTACCGGGCACTGTAGTTGTTGCCCTCCTTCTTAGGGCAATTGCAGCAGAGCAGAGCCCCTCCAAGGATCATCAAGGCAGAAGATGCCCAACCGATGTAGAGGGCGGCTCCCAGCTCTCTCTTCTGGGCCTCAGTCACCAACGGGCTATAGAACTCACGGATTATGGTGTTGGCCGACCAGCACACAGGGATCAGACAGAGGATTCCCGCCACTATGAAGACTGCACCGGAGACAATGATGATGCGTGCCTTGGCATCCTCATCCTCCACACAGTTGGTACATTTGGCCCCTACAATGCCAACCATCAGCGCCAGGACAGCTAGGAGCACAGAGATAACCATGAGGGCCCGGGCTGTTTGCACATCCTGAGACAGGGCCAGCATGGAGTCGTAGACCTTGCATTGCATCTGGCCAGTGCTCTGCACAACACAATTCATCCACAGCCCCTCCCAGGTGATCTGAGCAGTCACAATGTTGGTGCCGATGAAAGCTGTGACTTTCCACATGGGCAGGGCACAAGTAGCGATTGCCCCAATCCAGCCCAACACTGACAGGGCCATGCCCATGATCTGGAAACCAGCAGATGCCATGACTCAATGTGAAGACAGTCCTGTAGAGACACAAACAATGACATCTTTTAGTCCAGCCCAAGTTTCTCCAATGAACATCCAAGTTAACTTATGAACTTAAATACACCCCACTAATGTGCCTCTACATTTTCAaaaagtttcccccccccccattctccaaCTTGGATGGTGAATTAGTTTAGGCAGATTCACAGAGGACAGGTCTATCAACTGCTATTACTCCCTTGATGACTAAATGGAACTCCTGTGTTCAGAGGCAGCATAGGTCCCAAtatcagatacagtagggccccactcatatggcgggttacgttccagacccccacctaaaagcaaaacccgccaaaaagcggaactccgtcaataaaatggtgtgcGACACCcaaaaaacacagtaaaagcagaacaagcgccatatgagtggggccttactctaattttagccgccgtattagtgggctgccgaaaagcagggccctactgtactggcaaCAAAGCAGGAGACGGTTGTTGCCTTTGGAGCTCCACTTGCTGTCTTCCTAGAAGGATCcagctggccactgttgtccacagaATGCCTCACTAGAAATCCTCTTGTTCTGATCCAATAAGGCTCTTGTGCGGTACAAACCCCAAACATTTGCAGGTATGTGCAATTAGAGTCACCTTCAAAGAGACCAAATCTTAACAAGATTTACAACAGTCTTGAATAAAGAACAAATAGATCTCAGTGGCACATCATTTCATAGGCTACAGAACCCATCGTGTTGAAGGGTCCCCTTGCCAAGCCGGTTTTCCCTTGTCACTCCAGGGCGGTGAACAGGGATTAGCAGCACAGTTATACAACCTGTTTTTTCCAGCAAACCAGGAGTCTTATAACTTGTTCCTTTGGCCAGACATCATTGGGGTTAAATATTAGGGAGAAAATCTCCTCTGGCTACGTATAGGTTAGAAGGCAGTTACTTTTACTAAGCTGCAATTCATTTTTTCCCAGGTTGAGGCGCAGGGGAAGGTGAAACAAGAGAAGAGCTGTAAACCCAGTTAGTTCTCATCACAAGCTACACAGGTGGAAGACATTCACCAAGCACAAAAAAAAAGTCACGCCTAATAGCATTTTCTATACCAGCTTGAAAAAATCAGAGGAATCTCCAGCATTGGTACCAACAGCCTAATCCCTACAATATGCGCTTGGGGAGGGGACTAGAGGACATGCATGTGGCAGAGGACATGTTTTGCATGTGAAAGGTcgtaggttcagtccctggcctcTCCGGTTAAAAAgggtcaggtagcaggtgatgggaaaggcaaTTGGACATAGAAAGCTctgagtcaggtcattggtccttctagcccagtattgcctacactgactggcagtggctgtccaggattacaggcaggggtgtctcccagccctatttggagataccagggactgagtctgagaccttgtgcatgcaaagcagattctctaccatcGGGCTATGGTCCTTCAACAACTCTGCCCAACTgaaccagcccaagacattttgctgcctaaggcagaGAAAACTACATCCCTTCCCCATGCAGAAGCCAACTGAACTGGCAACTGGATCTTAACTGAACGCGGACAATGGGATAGTGCCCTCCACAACACCTGAGACAGCAGGGTAGTTTAGGGGGACAAGGACAGGCCATGAAGCAAAGACAGTTGTGTCCCCTAGCAGAGGCTTGGTGGGAGGACTTAGGAGGCACAGCTTGCCAGCATCTGCCACTTGAGGCAGTTGCCTTATTTgtctaatggcagggccagccttGCTGCCCAAGACCCTGAAAAGCTAATGCCAGTCAAGAGTAGACAATACTATGCTTACACAACACTTGGGGCTAGTTCACATGCCACgagaagccatggtttggcattaACATGAACAAACCATATCCTCCAATTCAATGTGTTACCTTGAGGGGAGGCATGAGTATGCATGAGCTCAAGGCTTAGTTCTCATAGCTCCAGTCCATGGATTGGGATTACATTGGCTACAGCCTCAAGTCATGAAATTCAAAACTGAGTGCAACTGATATCATCAGAAATGCCCAAATTGTGTGCTGCATGAAGTTGGGCTCCTCACCACCTGAAGGTTTAGCTGCACTTTCTGCAAGAGTTGTGGCTCAGGATGTGCCTGGTTATCAAAGCCACATCCAGATGACCAACTCATTCAGAGAGCGTTGGGATATCCATGATACTCCTAAAGGCAGGTaactcttaatttttttaaaaaagctggaaAGTTTGAGTGCTAGTGTATTGCCAATTTTTAATTCAGAAGGAAGTGTTCCTCAGCTATTAAGAGTTCAGGAAACAGTGTTTTAAGTAGGCATGAGTGAAGATGAGAAGCCAAAGATTTGAAGTTTGTGTACAACTATTTCAACTTCTGATTGAACACATTAACCCATGGTGTGCCACACGTGATTGCCAGCCCCATCCCTCCTAAATCTGCCCCCTTCTTCCATCCCATTATGCATCCCTTATTTTCCCTGGCTTTTAAAACTGCGCTCCTCACACTTTCAATGTAGTTTCACAAtgattgccatcctgggctccttttcggaggaagggcaggatataaatttaataaataaaatgattggAAAGGCCatgattttatttaataaaaacaaatcatgTTTTTATTCCAGATTAGTTAAACCAtatcacttttgcctctggctccatctaccagCAATATGTGATCCCCAACAGAGTCCCCTGAGGAAACGTGGCCCTTGACAGAGCCTTCCATCAACCCAAGGGAGACTGGTAATTCAGGCACACTAGCAGCTGGCAACAGAAAAGATAGGAGACATtgcctgcatacacaccatacttttaaagcacattcaagcaCCCCAAAGgagttcctgggaactgtagattactcagagagctacaattcccagcgcccttaaacaacagttcccagaaaTCTGGGGAGTGGGGCTTCAGAAGTATAGCGAGTACATAGCCATTATGGTGTATCAGCTAGATCATTGTGGGTGTTGGAGAAAAGAAGCAGTCCTGGATTCAAATCTgtccagtcatgaagctcactggctgttAATCAGGTAACCTGAGAGAGAGACTTGCCTATCACCCAAGACTGTTATGGGGATAAAAGTAGAGCAACTCATGCATGTTATACAGAGCTCTTTGGTTCCATTATTGCATGTGTAGATTAGCCAGTCCCCCATCCACGCAAGAACTCTGGTGGAACTGGAATCCTACTGTTTTCAAGCCACACACTGTACAAACACAATAGGCATTAGCAAGCTGGCACTGCATAATCTTTGCTTTAATATTGAATGGCTAACTGAAAAGGAAAGCAGAGTATATAACAGCAAATACTACTTAGTTTTAAACTAcactatcccacctttcctccaaagagatcACAGTGGCATATATGGCCTCTCTCTCTacacattttatcttcacaagaaccctgtgcgGTAGgacaggctgagaggcagtaattggcccaaagtcacccaaagAGCTTCGTGGCTAAGTAGGGATTCAATCCTAGGTCACTGCAGACCTATGATTTCCAATTGTTCTACACATCTACAATGTCTAAAACTCTTTGGATGCTGAAGAAGGTCTTGTTTTAAATCTTTAATTTATTGACACataccctgcttttctgaaaCCCCTAAACCTAAAGAACATCCACAGTTGTTGGAATTAATTGGCATGCATTTTTGAAAGCAAGATTTGTGGATCTGTTAGCTATTTATAAGCTGCACCAAAAATTCTACACACACATTGCCCCCCATCCAGCAGCTAGGTACCATACCCAGGATTGGATCCAGTTCAACCTGGCAGTTTATGACTTTGGAGTCAGGATAACCTGCTAAAGGAGCTGGCAGGGAGGGGATTGTCAGGTGGCTGATGCTTTGCTAGAGGTGTGGCAGATGACCTTAAGATCCTGTCttttcagaagagaaaatgtATGTTTTAAGCAATGCTCCCACCTGACTCAGAAGCAGGAGTCAAGCTAGTTAGGTGATACTCCTATCTGACTCAGATAGGAGGCCGAGCTCCTGACTCATCAGGTCATGCAACCTCTCCAGGATCAGCTCCAGTGTAAACAAAGTCAGCTGGTAGATGATTCTCTGTCTCCTCAGGATGAGCAAGGGAGGGAAAAAACCCTCCCTCCTCCAACTCATCAGGTATCTAGAATAGCAGCAGTTGCACAACTGGCTGTTCTCCCCAGTTCCGCTTTGAGCAGGTAAAAAGACACCTGCCCTGGGAGCAACCTCAAGAATTGCATCATCATCTGCCCGGAGGACTTGCAAGGTAGCTATACAGAGAGTTTGTTGCCACTGGCACTTGGCAACATTaagaggaggaaaaaaagtgTATTTGGCAACCTATTGCAGAGGTATTAGGCAACAGGCACATGCCATTCACCTCACTGTTTTCCATGTCCTAGGAACTGCCATTACTGCTTGAGTCAAAGTGGATATTTGGATTTCGGCCCACCTCTGTTCTAAGACTCCAGGCAAGCTGTGCTACACTGCAGCAGAAGTACTCAGTCAAGACTACAGCAAGTGTGCACTACAACCATTCACTGGGCTGTCTTCGCAGAAAAGGGATGTTTCGGATGGGACACCACCTCTTTTGGTATGCCAGGGAAATGGCTTCCAAGTATCAGCTTCCTGAAATTACTAGCAGATTCCAAGAAAACCCTTCACATCTTCATTAGCAGAAATGGCACACACCTGGACACAAGGCTAAACTACACATGGTGCATGAGGGCCATAAGAAATCCTAACATTTTGTTTGAAGATGCCAAAGGGGAGGCTCCAAATTCAATCAGAGCAGTAACAGCAGGGGTTAAGAGTTAACATGAGCTTGGTAGGAACAGGTTTACTCCAATGAATATAattgttaaaaatatttatagctcACCTTTCCTCAGCAAGCCCAGTGCAGCTTAGCACACTCTGCATATGTTCAGGATCACTACTATTACCTAGACGAGGCAGAGCTAAGCCATTGAACTAGTCAATTTGTAATTAGTTTGAGAGCCTTGTTCAGGGAGACTAGATGCACACACCACTTCGAGCAAGGAAATCTAGGACTTGATTTACCAAATACAAAATTAAGGCAAGTGCAATGACAGCTCTTGTATCTCTCGATACAGCAAGACTGACAGCAGCTCAGGTGTAGTGGGAACTAAGAAGTGGAATTTTAGACtgggaaaaaaatttttttttaaagacagattCACCTACCTCTCTGCTGTTACAAAACTGGCAATTCAATCCTAGAATTCTTGCATCATTTAGCCTGTTGAGGGTGAGGTGCACACTTTGATAAATTAAGCCTAGGCTAGTGCAAGGGATTCTTGAACATTGGAGTGGTCAATAAAAAGCATTCACATGAGCTCATAACCCCAGCTCCATTGCTCAGTAAAGCACACAGACTGGAAGCTACACCCCTTGGCTGGCCCCTGAAAGCCCTCCATGCTaatcccaggaaaggggaaggtaGACTGTGCAAACGTTAGTGGTAGAGGAAAGACTTGTTGCCACTTTCAAGCCTTGCAATTGTGGAATACACTGGTCTTCCaaggcagcctttccccaacctgatgccttccaactgttttggattacaattccatcagccccactggCTCAGGCTggtggaactgtagtccaaaacagctggagggctccaggttggggaaaggctgcCCCAAGGAACAGGTTAGGAACTGAGAAAGGGTCACACCCTGAGCCAAACTGATCGCACCAGCAGCGCTGCCATTTTCTCTTTCAGAGAGGACAAAGAGAGACAATGAAAGAGGCCTGCGGTAAGCAGTTTGGAATGGAACCTTGGTTGTAAACCGTGTCTGAAAGGAAAGCCCCAAGTGCGAGAAGAGGCTGAATACTGAACACTACCTTCACAATAGTCCTAGGCCCTGGTTTTGTAGTTAAATCATGGTAAAGaccactttaaaaaatgttagcACTTGTAATTTGTTTCAAACGCCCAGTAACTCAAAGTCAATGTGAATTTCTATTTAAACCCTCAGATTAGGTTTACATCATATGAACTAGGTCACTCCCTTTGACACCCATGTTAATCCAGGCCAATTCCAGCCCATGTTTTATGGCATAGTTTTCACAATTGCCTTTCTTCATAAGGTAGGGGAGgcttgatgaagagttctggaaaacTCAAAAGCTTACCATATTTTGTGATTTGTTGGGTAATGCCTTCATTAGGATTAACCAAGAAAGGTATTGCCTGACTATGGATTTTGTGGAGGTTTCCCCCTCCATGGATCAAAATGGTTGCTCTTGTTTTGCAAAGTCCTTGTTAAGGGCATCTAGAGTTATGTGCTCTTAATAGCTCACATGGTGATGGTCAAAAGCACCAGCTTCCTCTAAAACAAAGGCTAAAATCTCCTTCAGTTAGCCATGAAGCAGGGAGACCATCACATTCCAAGTTGGGGGGGCAGGCAGAGAGGAGTATGTGATGGACTGCCCCAACTATTGCAATGGGGCTGGGTTATCATGCAGGTTAGAGGCGTTTTACAGGCTGTGTccccattttaagagttttaatCCATGATGGCCCCTTTCACACATATCCATCCTGCTTTGATGTTACCAGTGTCTGTGAAATTCACCTGTTGCAAGGCTCCTCTCTAAATACCATCCCAACAGCCTTAGGCTTAATACTGATGGGGTAGGCTCCCCTCCCACCCCATCATTTCCAGGAAACAAGCCATTTTGCAGATCAAAACTCTAATTATAGTTATTTGGGAGTCTCACATATTTCAAGAAGAGAACCCAAGCATCAATAGTAGTGGGAAATGACCTCCTGTACTTGCTAGGCGAGGTGTATGCAAGAGATCCACTTTCTTAATGAAGGCCAGATTTTTCACAACCAGAGACTCTCTCTATAACCCTGGCCTTTCCTGGGGGCTCCACGTTCAACTTCAGCAAAAGTTAAGTGGCTACATAAAAGTCAAGCTTTTCCATACAGTTTTGTAAAGATGGTGGGTGATTCGTTGATCCCCAGGGAAGGTTCGCCAGCCTCTTTATGACAAAGAGACACGAGGTCACTGGGTGGTTATGCTCCAGGGAACATCACTGGGTGGTTATGCTCCAGGGAACaaaggttttcccctctgccacaCGTATGCCTCAGGCGGGGCCAGGGTGTGGATGtgtaggggggaggggaaagacgcCGGGGCGGTCCTCACTGCTTTTTCCAAGCCCTTTAACCGAAACTCCCCCCTTTGGAAAGGGGTTTCTGTGTGACTCTAGCTCACCATCAAAACTTCAGGGCGTCACCCATTCCCTTGCTAGAATAATAGAGGGGAGGGGGCGGACGTCTTTCATACGGCcaagagagaaaggaggggggagggaaggaacagGGCCCAGGGGCTTAAGCTCTTTCTCACCTTGAAGTTGCCAGAAAAGAAATAAAGCCCTTTTTTAACAGCTCGACTTTGCTCACTTTTACTTAGAGAGGAATTTTGCTTCCAAGGTTAATAGAGATTCTAATCTAGAGCCAGAATTTATCGCCCGTGAGACCCAGCGCCAGACGAGGGCTGGTTAGGGCGACTTCGTACCTTGCTCAGGTTATTTAAAAAGTCAACAGATAAACACTCGGGTTATCGAACAGAGCCAATAAATAAAGCGCTCTCTGCATATGCTTAGGGCCAACGGTCTTCGTTACAGCCTGAGCCTGGGTTAAATCGCCGAACAAAAAAGTAAATCCGGAGTTG belongs to Rhineura floridana isolate rRhiFlo1 chromosome 11, rRhiFlo1.hap2, whole genome shotgun sequence and includes:
- the LOC133366703 gene encoding claudin-4-like is translated as MASAGFQIMGMALSVLGWIGAIATCALPMWKVTAFIGTNIVTAQITWEGLWMNCVVQSTGQMQCKVYDSMLALSQDVQTARALMVISVLLAVLALMVGIVGAKCTNCVEDEDAKARIIIVSGAVFIVAGILCLIPVCWSANTIIREFYSPLVTEAQKRELGAALYIGWASSALMILGGALLCCNCPKKEGNNYSARYTAAASQPRSDYPSKNYV